A single genomic interval of Methanocorpusculum sp. harbors:
- a CDS encoding metal-dependent hydrolase: MHIRYVGHSCFIIEGSKILLFDPMPLDDPATEAADLTLISHAHADHIGDSPERFSKTVAVHELSGYLKSIGVETIGMNIGGTVESDGITIRMVPALHSSSIRQEDGTSLYMGQACGFVVEMDGHVIYYAGDTGLFSDMKLLKKLYHPDIAILPVGGRYTMGPEEGMIAAEWIGAKTVIPMHVNTYPEIEQDLPAFKRAIELTTVMHVEIMKPGDSLELP; the protein is encoded by the coding sequence ATGCATATCAGATACGTCGGTCACTCCTGTTTTATCATCGAAGGCTCGAAGATACTTTTATTCGATCCGATGCCGCTTGATGACCCCGCGACCGAAGCAGCCGATCTGACCCTGATCTCTCACGCACATGCCGATCATATCGGGGACTCGCCCGAACGGTTCTCCAAAACAGTGGCCGTCCATGAGCTGTCCGGATATCTGAAATCGATCGGCGTTGAAACGATCGGGATGAATATCGGCGGCACGGTGGAATCTGATGGAATAACGATCCGTATGGTCCCGGCCCTGCACTCTTCCTCCATCCGTCAGGAGGATGGAACCAGTCTCTACATGGGTCAGGCCTGCGGATTTGTCGTGGAGATGGATGGGCATGTGATCTACTATGCCGGAGACACCGGACTTTTTTCCGACATGAAACTGCTGAAAAAACTCTATCATCCGGATATTGCGATCCTCCCGGTCGGAGGACGCTATACGATGGGGCCTGAGGAGGGTATGATCGCCGCGGAATGGATCGGGGCGAAGACGGTCATTCCGATGCATGTGAACACCTATCCTGAGATCGAGCAGGATCTCCCGGCGTTCAAGCGGGCTATCGAACTGACGACCGTGATGCATGTCGAGATCATGAAGCCCGGCGACTCGCTCGAATTGCCGTGA
- the amrS gene encoding AmmeMemoRadiSam system radical SAM enzyme, giving the protein MTRHPARLWKVSGDKISCGVCARRCKIANGDRGFCGVRENTDGVLYANSYGLLTAANLDPIEKKPLYHFLPGTTTFSISGFGCNFTCKHCQNYTLSQTTKLPAEYVPPEAVIQEAITLGAKSISFTYNEPTISFEYVYDTAKLAKEQGLTSAFITNGYMSKEALLELAPYLGAIRIDLKGFTDEFYREVCGARLKPVLDTILLSKELGLHQELVTLVIPGYNDSVEEIDSMLDWVMTNLGPAVPHHFTAFMPMYHMQDVPRTPFSTLDRIYRQAKEHGLYYPYVGNMPHAEGSKTFCPECGAVLIDRNGFSSVEPGLKDGHCRKCGRKIEGVF; this is encoded by the coding sequence ATGACCCGACATCCTGCACGTCTCTGGAAAGTTTCCGGCGATAAGATCTCATGCGGGGTTTGTGCCCGCAGATGCAAGATCGCGAATGGTGATAGAGGATTCTGCGGCGTTCGGGAAAACACGGACGGCGTTTTGTATGCGAACTCGTATGGTCTCTTGACGGCTGCAAATCTGGACCCGATCGAAAAGAAGCCGCTGTATCATTTTTTACCGGGGACGACGACGTTTTCCATCAGCGGTTTCGGCTGCAATTTTACGTGTAAGCATTGTCAGAACTACACGCTTTCGCAGACGACGAAGCTCCCAGCCGAGTATGTACCGCCGGAGGCGGTCATCCAGGAAGCGATAACGCTTGGAGCGAAAAGTATCTCGTTCACGTATAATGAGCCGACGATCTCGTTTGAATATGTGTATGATACCGCGAAACTCGCAAAGGAACAGGGTCTTACTTCGGCATTCATCACGAACGGGTATATGTCGAAGGAAGCCCTCCTTGAACTTGCCCCGTATCTTGGGGCGATCCGGATCGATCTGAAGGGATTCACGGATGAGTTTTATAGAGAAGTCTGCGGAGCAAGACTGAAGCCGGTGCTCGATACGATTTTGCTTTCCAAGGAGCTCGGACTCCATCAGGAACTGGTGACGCTCGTGATCCCCGGATATAATGACAGCGTGGAAGAGATCGATTCTATGCTGGACTGGGTCATGACGAATCTTGGGCCGGCGGTCCCGCATCATTTCACGGCGTTCATGCCGATGTATCATATGCAGGATGTTCCACGGACCCCGTTCTCGACGCTGGACCGGATCTACCGGCAGGCAAAGGAACACGGGCTGTATTATCCGTATGTGGGAAATATGCCGCATGCCGAAGGCTCGAAGACCTTCTGCCCGGAGTGCGGAGCGGTGCTGATCGATCGAAACGGGTTTTCGTCAGTCGAGCCGGGGCTTAAAGACGGACACTGCAGGAAGTGCGGGCGCAAGATCGAGGGTGTTTTTTAA
- a CDS encoding FKBP-type peptidyl-prolyl cis-trans isomerase has translation MAIENGTYIKLSYTGSVNGVPFDTTDAEVAKTAGIFRENAMYGPSVVKVGAGHLLSGVDEDLAGKEIGKEYTLVVPAEKAFGEHKKEEMKAVDKKAFEKKPELFERVKLEGRDGVVVNKVGSRYIVDFNHPLAGQDVSYVYTIEGVVEEGTEKLAGMIKLLTGRDMKVNAEDKTFVSIEIPAMMAMYNQNWLMTQYMVSQEAFLVFPEIENVKFIESFPRPNYKTEEESTPAEEQAAE, from the coding sequence ATGGCTATCGAAAATGGTACATATATTAAACTCAGCTACACCGGATCTGTGAACGGTGTTCCCTTCGATACAACCGACGCTGAAGTTGCAAAGACCGCAGGAATTTTCCGTGAAAACGCAATGTACGGTCCGTCAGTCGTCAAAGTAGGCGCAGGACATCTCCTTTCCGGAGTTGACGAGGACCTTGCAGGCAAAGAGATCGGAAAAGAATACACCCTTGTTGTTCCCGCAGAAAAAGCATTCGGCGAGCACAAAAAAGAGGAAATGAAAGCAGTCGACAAGAAAGCTTTCGAGAAGAAACCTGAACTCTTCGAGCGTGTAAAGCTTGAAGGCCGTGACGGTGTCGTCGTAAACAAAGTCGGCAGCAGATACATCGTTGACTTCAACCACCCGCTTGCAGGTCAGGACGTTTCCTACGTCTACACCATCGAAGGCGTTGTTGAGGAAGGAACCGAGAAGCTCGCAGGAATGATCAAACTCCTTACCGGCCGCGACATGAAGGTCAATGCAGAGGACAAGACCTTTGTTTCGATCGAGATCCCCGCAATGATGGCAATGTACAACCAGAACTGGCTCATGACCCAGTATATGGTTTCCCAGGAAGCATTCCTTGTCTTCCCTGAGATCGAGAACGTCAAGTTCATCGAGTCCTTCCCACGCCCGAACTACAAGACAGAAGAAGAGAGCACCCCTGCTGAAGAGCAGGCAGCTGAATAA
- a CDS encoding iron ABC transporter permease, with protein sequence MKNSGDSNTKTTLLYHTIQKRKLLVLVTLFIILVLVSILAVGIGSVYIPPGDVLAVFGHALFPGSIASPDDGMADLIVMNYRLPRILLAILAGVALATAGAVMQGLLRNPLVSPFTLGLSSAASFGAALIIVLGPAIFGSIFAGSILLAGVTFSVKSVFLILSAFLFGWLSVILVYLISRTKHTSQAIMILAGVVIGYLFQAGLLGLKYVSNDDALRDIVTWLMGGMWGATWQAIAILFPIVLICFFLVERRAWDLNTLSSGDDVAKNLGINVQRFRISGLLIVSFAASACLAFTGIIGFVGLMAPHICRMLIGNDYRYLLPASALLGALILLISDTVARVILAPIEIPVGIIMYILGGLFFLFLITRGHGRYLA encoded by the coding sequence ATGAAGAATAGTGGGGATAGTAACACCAAAACAACACTGCTCTACCATACTATTCAGAAACGTAAACTGCTCGTTCTGGTCACGCTCTTCATAATTCTCGTCCTTGTCTCCATTCTTGCGGTTGGTATAGGTTCGGTGTATATACCCCCCGGAGACGTTCTCGCGGTATTCGGTCACGCGCTTTTCCCTGGAAGCATTGCCTCCCCGGACGATGGCATGGCAGACCTGATCGTGATGAATTATCGTCTTCCAAGGATCCTTCTTGCGATCCTTGCGGGAGTTGCCTTAGCGACCGCCGGCGCCGTAATGCAGGGACTTCTCAGAAATCCGCTCGTCAGTCCGTTCACCCTCGGTCTTTCCTCGGCAGCATCATTCGGGGCGGCTCTTATCATCGTGCTCGGTCCGGCGATCTTCGGATCTATCTTTGCGGGCAGTATCCTTCTTGCGGGAGTTACCTTCTCCGTTAAATCTGTTTTTCTCATCCTCTCGGCCTTCCTCTTCGGCTGGCTGAGTGTTATCCTCGTCTATCTCATCTCCAGAACGAAACACACATCCCAGGCGATCATGATCCTTGCCGGAGTTGTTATAGGCTACCTGTTCCAGGCAGGACTGCTCGGTCTCAAGTATGTATCAAACGACGATGCTCTCCGGGATATCGTCACCTGGCTCATGGGCGGGATGTGGGGCGCCACCTGGCAGGCGATCGCGATCCTTTTCCCGATCGTTCTCATCTGTTTTTTCCTCGTCGAACGGCGTGCCTGGGATCTCAATACCCTCTCCAGCGGCGATGACGTTGCGAAAAATCTCGGCATCAACGTCCAGCGGTTCAGGATCTCCGGTCTTCTCATCGTCAGCTTCGCTGCGTCCGCCTGCCTTGCATTTACCGGGATCATCGGTTTTGTCGGTCTCATGGCCCCGCACATCTGCCGGATGCTTATTGGGAATGATTACCGGTATCTTCTGCCGGCTTCGGCTCTACTCGGCGCCCTGATCCTTCTTATCTCCGACACGGTCGCCCGGGTCATTCTTGCCCCGATCGAGATCCCGGTCGGGATCATCATGTACATCCTCGGCGGTCTCTTCTTCCTTTTCCTGATCACCCGAGGGCACGGGAGGTACCTTGCATGA
- a CDS encoding ABC transporter substrate-binding protein produces the protein MKKILIVSGIILTMLCIIFAAGCISDGSSGNIIITNSDGTTVTLNHTAERIVLLNSNAGEILYILGDADKVVGISQSIANNAEQVKMYPNAVVVGAWNEPDVEYLISLDADLVIGYASSKPKNADVLASAGIPIVYIDCTKPETMTQDIVEIGKISGNVEKAQQIAEYYNEVITEVKSRVAPISWARTIYAESYTAYWGQGTDTGMGQLISIAGGQNIMTDAGSRKISDEWVVSSSPGIIVKLVNNMNDPEASYDELVSRTGFNTITAVKDDQVWLIRNDLTYGPRSCAAAVALAKMIHPGVFEDMSVESVLTEFNTRFGTEFDVTGLTYPVL, from the coding sequence ATGAAAAAAATACTGATTGTGTCAGGCATTATCCTGACTATGCTTTGTATCATCTTCGCCGCAGGCTGTATCTCCGACGGATCGTCCGGTAATATTATTATTACCAACTCGGACGGGACAACCGTTACGCTGAATCATACTGCTGAGCGGATCGTTCTTCTGAACTCGAATGCCGGCGAGATTTTGTATATCTTAGGCGACGCCGACAAAGTTGTTGGTATCTCTCAGTCGATTGCGAACAATGCCGAGCAGGTGAAGATGTATCCGAACGCAGTGGTTGTCGGGGCTTGGAACGAGCCTGATGTGGAGTATCTCATTTCGCTTGATGCTGATCTGGTGATCGGGTATGCAAGCTCGAAGCCGAAGAATGCTGATGTCCTCGCATCCGCAGGGATCCCGATCGTGTATATCGACTGCACGAAGCCGGAAACGATGACTCAGGATATTGTTGAGATCGGCAAGATCTCCGGCAATGTTGAAAAGGCTCAGCAGATTGCCGAATATTATAACGAGGTCATCACCGAGGTCAAGTCACGGGTCGCTCCGATCTCTTGGGCCCGCACTATCTATGCCGAAAGCTATACGGCTTACTGGGGTCAGGGAACGGACACGGGGATGGGCCAGCTGATTTCGATCGCCGGCGGGCAGAACATCATGACCGATGCCGGTTCCCGCAAGATCTCCGACGAGTGGGTGGTTTCATCCAGTCCGGGGATCATCGTGAAACTCGTGAACAATATGAATGATCCCGAGGCAAGTTACGATGAACTTGTTTCAAGGACCGGGTTCAATACGATCACTGCAGTCAAGGATGATCAGGTCTGGCTTATCAGGAACGATCTGACCTACGGGCCGAGATCCTGCGCTGCCGCGGTCGCTCTTGCAAAAATGATCCACCCGGGAGTGTTTGAGGACATGAGCGTTGAGAGCGTCCTGACTGAGTTCAATACCCGCTTTGGAACAGAGTTCGATGTGACGGGTCTGACCTATCCGGTGTTGTAA
- a CDS encoding ABC transporter ATP-binding protein → MNISVASVSQKYGSHAVLKDISFESISGEVLALLGPNGSGKSTLIKTIADILAPASGSITIDGVDVQKIDPIDRAKMIGYVPQYFHYTPFTTVLDTVLIGRRPYMSWSVSDEDLNVVDKAMSTMNITDLSDRFVNELSGGQRQRVFIARALAQNPNFFLFDEPTSSLDLRHQLETVSTMREIVRTDNSGMIIALHDLNLALRYTDKVLLLKDGEMYDYGTPSEVLTTESVRDVYGVHAEFVENAQGRFILSYAPS, encoded by the coding sequence ATGAACATCTCGGTCGCTTCGGTTTCTCAGAAGTACGGCAGTCACGCGGTTCTCAAAGACATCAGTTTCGAGTCGATATCCGGCGAGGTCCTCGCCCTCCTTGGTCCGAACGGTTCGGGAAAATCCACGCTGATAAAAACCATCGCCGATATCCTGGCCCCGGCTTCCGGGTCGATCACCATCGACGGGGTAGACGTGCAGAAGATCGACCCGATCGACCGTGCAAAGATGATCGGCTACGTTCCCCAGTACTTCCATTACACGCCCTTTACGACCGTTCTCGACACCGTGCTTATCGGGCGCCGTCCGTACATGAGCTGGTCGGTCTCGGATGAGGATCTTAACGTGGTAGACAAGGCCATGTCTACGATGAACATTACCGATCTGTCCGACCGGTTCGTGAATGAACTCTCCGGCGGCCAGAGGCAGCGGGTATTTATTGCCCGGGCACTTGCCCAGAATCCAAATTTTTTCCTGTTCGACGAGCCGACGAGCTCCCTCGATCTCCGGCATCAGCTGGAGACCGTCTCGACTATGCGGGAGATCGTCAGAACGGATAACTCCGGTATGATCATCGCTTTGCATGATTTGAATCTGGCACTTCGGTACACCGATAAGGTCCTGCTCCTTAAAGATGGGGAGATGTATGACTATGGGACTCCGTCAGAGGTACTCACGACCGAGTCGGTTCGTGATGTGTACGGGGTACATGCTGAGTTTGTTGAAAATGCACAGGGGAGATTCATTCTCTCCTATGCTCCATCATAG
- a CDS encoding response regulator receiver protein, protein MAPKKRQKDLMQLFSNLTQKTKIVEPMKTLHGTLRDQDAVEREIALIMREIQERGFFKTKLEPIQLARLITSFYAGKNDTEIARELGDEKLSKTVARARVQLKLFRDLDFNMPFDQTQMKTLMSTEMTMKEISEELGISPTTLREYRHVIEQKEDTTLDPFLERIKDVMEDRDLTEKMTSGLQEDTLGESIDVAESTDMTELN, encoded by the coding sequence ATGGCACCAAAAAAGAGACAAAAGGATTTGATGCAGTTATTTTCCAATCTGACGCAGAAAACGAAGATTGTCGAGCCAATGAAGACACTTCACGGGACACTTCGTGACCAGGATGCGGTAGAGCGGGAAATAGCTTTGATTATGCGGGAAATCCAGGAGCGCGGTTTTTTCAAAACAAAACTTGAGCCGATCCAGCTCGCGCGCCTGATAACCTCCTTCTATGCGGGAAAGAATGATACGGAGATCGCCCGGGAACTTGGCGATGAGAAACTCTCGAAGACCGTGGCCCGGGCCCGGGTACAGCTGAAACTGTTTAGAGATCTGGATTTCAATATGCCGTTCGATCAGACACAGATGAAGACCCTGATGAGTACCGAGATGACCATGAAGGAGATCTCAGAAGAACTTGGGATCTCTCCAACAACTCTGCGTGAATACCGTCACGTGATCGAGCAGAAAGAGGATACGACACTCGATCCGTTCCTTGAGAGGATCAAAGATGTTATGGAAGATCGTGATCTGACGGAAAAAATGACATCCGGTCTTCAGGAAGATACGCTCGGCGAGTCCATCGATGTTGCCGAGTCGACGGATATGACCGAACTCAACTAA